ACCTCCTCGCCAGGGCCGGTTCTAGGCTCTGGAAGCGCGGGGACGACCGATCGCCCTCCCCATCCCCGATCGGATCCGTCCCAAGGAGCTCCGTCTCCAACCCTTCGCGCCAGAGTAATCTCCGCCGTTCTCAGGCGCCCTTCTCCTGCGAGCCGCAAGCTTCCCACTACTCCCACTCGATCGTGCCCGGCGGCTTGCTGGTGACGTCGTAGACCACCCGGTTGACCCCCGGCACCTCGTTGACGATGCGGCTCGCCGCCCGACCGAGCAGCTCGTACGGCAGGGGGCTCCAGTCGGCGGTCATGAAGTCCTGAGTCTCGACGGCACGCAACGCCACCACCTTCTCGTAGGTCCGGTAGTCGCCCATCACGCCCACCGTCTTCACCGGTAGCAGCACGGCGAAGGCCTGGCTGGTCTTGTCGTAGAAGCCGGCGGCCCGCAGCTCGTCGATGAAGATGGCGTCGGCTTCGCGCAGCAGGTCCGCCGCCTCTTCCGTGACCGGGCCGAGCAGGCGCACCGCCAGCCCCGGCCCGGGGAATGGATGCCGCCCCACCAGATGCTCCGGAATCCCGAGCTCGCGACCGAGCTGCCGGACCTCGTCCTTGAATAGGAAGCGCAGCGGCTCGATGAGCTCGAAACCGAGCTTCTCGGGCAGACCGCCGACATTGTGGTGGGTCTTGATCACCGCCGACGGACCGCGCACCGAAACCGACTCGATGACGTCCGGGTAGAGCGTCCCCTGGGCCAGGAAGGCCATGTCTTCGAGGGCCGCGGCCTCTTCCTGGAAGACGGCGATGAACTCGCCGCCGATGATCTTGCGCTTGCGCTCCGGATCGGCCACGCCGTCGAGGGCGCGATAGAAGCGTTGCCGGGCGTCGACGGTGCGGATGGGGATGCCGAGGCCGTCGCGCAGGCTCTCCTCCACCTGGCGGCGCTCGCCCTTGCGCAGCAGTCCGTGATCGACGAACACGGCCAGAAAGCGATCACCGATGGCGCGCGCCAACAGCGCCGCCACCACCGAGGAATCGACCCCTCCGGAAAGCGCACACAACACCTTGCGCTCCCCCACCTGGCGGCGAATGTTCTCGACCGCCTCGTCGAGGTACGAAGCCATGCCCCAGTCCCCCGTCGCGCCACATCCCTGGTAGAGGAAATTGTGCAGCACCTGACGCCCGGAGACGGTGTGCGACACCTCGGGATGGAACTGAATCCCCCACAGGCGGCGATCGAGGTCCTCGCACGCCACCACCGGCGCGTTGTCCGTCGAGGCGATGACGCGGAAGCCCGGCGGCGCGGTGCCGACCCGATCGCCGTGGCTCATCCACACCGTCTCTCGCCCCTCGAGGCCGGCGAGCAGCATGCCGGGCTCGTCGACCTCGACCTCGGCGCGACCGTACTCGCGCTCCCCGGAGGCCTCGACCACGCCGCCCAGAAGGCGGGTCATGAGCTGCAGCCCGTAGCAGATGCCGAGCACCGGAACACCGAGGGCGAAGAGCTCGACGGGCGCCTGCGGGGCGCCCTCGGCATAGACACTCTCGGGACCGCCGGAGAGCATGATGCCGATCGGATCGCGGCGCCGGATCTCGTCCAGCGGATGGTCGAAGGGATGAACCTCACAGTAGACCCCGAGCTCGCGAATGCGGCGGGCGATGAGCTGGGTGTACTGACTCCCGAAATCGAGAACCAGCACCGTCTGGTGGGGTGCGGTGGTCATAGGATGGTCTCCGGTTTGAGCTCACGGGTCATCAACTGCTCGAGGGCACGTCGAGGGTCCTTGCCCTCGTACAACAGGGCGACCACCTGCTCGGTGATCGGCATGGCGACGCCGAGGTCGGCGGCGAGGCGGGAGATCGCCAGCGAGGTGCGGATGCCCTCCGCCACCATCTGGGTTCCGCCGGTGATCTCGTCGAGGGTCTTGCCGGCGGCCAGCTCGATGCCGGTCTTGCGATTGCGCGACAGTCCGCCGGTGCAGGTCAGGACCAGGTCGCCGAGGCCCGCCAGGCCGGCGACGGTGCGCTCGTCACCGCCGCTCGCCACCACCAGGCGGGTGATCTCGTGCAACCCACGGGTGATCAGGGCGGCGAGGGTGTTCTGTCCCAGGTCGAGGCCGGCGACCACTCCGGCGGCGATCGCGATGACGTTCTTGGTGGCGCCGGCGAGCTCGGCACCGACGACATCACTCGAAGAGTAGAGGCGCAGCGCCGGCGACGCCAGGCGCTCGCGCAACAGGGTCGCCAGGCTCTCGTCGTGGGCTGCCACCACCAGCACCGTCGGCAGACCGCGGCCGAGCTCGGCGGCGAAGCTCGGTCCGGTGAGCACCGCCGAGCGCACCGCCGCACCGCTGGCTTCGCTTTCCTCCCGGGCCACCCGACTCATCCGCGCCAGGGACTCGACTTCGATGCCCTTGGTCGCCGACACCACCGCCAGAGGCTCGGGGTCACGACGCCGGTCGAGCAGCGCCCGCAGCGCCTCGCGGTAGCCGTGGGAGGGCACCGCCATCAAGGCGATGTCGCAATCCACCAGATCGTCGAGGTCGGCCGTCACCCGAATCGTCGGCGAGAGCTCGACGCCGGGCAGATAGGTGGCGTTCTCGCGCGCCGTGGCGAGGGCATCGGCCAGCGGCGGGCGACGGGCCCACAGGCGAACATCGTCGGCGACGGTGGCGGCGTGCACGGCGAGGGCCGTGCCGAAGGAGCCGGCCCCCAGAATGGCAATCGATTTCAAAGCCTCATGTCCCCCTCTTCTGCCACAGATGACTCAGAGGCCGCTCATCGCCGGAGCGCAGGCGGCGAAAATTCGAAAAGTGCATCACCAGAACCAGTAGTGCCACCACCGGCGAAGCGATCCAGAGGGCCGCCTCGTCGCCCACCCAGCCGAGGCGCTGGAGCCCGTAGAGCAAAGCCGGGTAGGACGCGGCGCCGAGCATCGACCCGAGGGAAACATAGCGCGTCACCAGCACCGTCAGCAGAAAGACCACCATCACCGCCAAGGCCACCAGCGGCGCCATCACCCCGAGGGCTCCGATCGCCGTCGCCACCCCCTTGCCGCCACGGAACCGGAAGTAGAGCGGAAAGATATGGCCCACGACCACGGCGATGGCGGCGGCGGCCACCACCACCGGCGCCAGGCCCAGCCGTTCCGCCAGCCAGACCGGCAGCATGCCTTTGGCGACGTCGAGGAGGAGGGTCGTCAGGGCCGGTGCCAGACCGGCGGCGCGCAGCACATTGGTGGCGCCGGCATTGCCGCTGCCGATGGTCCGCACATCGCGGCGACGCACCGCCCGCACGATCAGGAAGCTGAACGAAACGGAGCCCAGAAGATAGGCCCCGAGCACCAAGAGGAGGGCGCCCGTCATGGCTGGAAGGCGACCTCCGACAAACTTCGGTAACGCACTCCTCCAGGTTCCTGGAGGCTCTCGAAGAGGGCTGCGCCGAGGGCGCGGAAGGGCTTGCCCCAGGCGCCGGCAGCCCGCCCGACGAAGGCTTCGCGGGCGCCTCGCGGCCAGGGCCGGCGGCAGCGGGCGACGGTGACGTGAGGGCGAAACGGACGAGCCTCCGGACCGTGATCGAGGGCCTCTCGAACGGCGGCATCGACGGCGGCCTTGAGCGCCATCAATGGCGGTACCGGCTCGACCCCGGCCCACAGCACGCGACCGCCGAAGGAGCCGCCATCGACGAGCTGCAGAGAGAAGCTCGTACAGGGCTGCAGGTGCCGGTGCAGGGCCTCTTCGAGGCGCCGCCGGCCGTCCTCCCCCAGCTCGCCGAGAAACCGCAAGGTGACGTGAAGATTGCTGGCCGCGATCCAGCGCGCCTGCGGCAGCTCGCCACGCCATGGCCGCGTGCGATCGATCAGCCCCCGACGCACCACCGAGGGCAGCGGCAGCGCGACGAAACTTCTCACGGCAGCAACCTTCGGCGCAGCATTTCGAGGGCGATCTGGCTGGTCAGCCAGCGCACCCGGCCGCGATCGCCGGCCAATCGAACGCGTCGATGGTCGACGCCCTCCGGCCCAGCGCAGGCCAGGTGAACGGTGCCCACCGGCTTTTCTTCGCTGCCGCCCCCGGGTCCGGCGACGCCGGTGACGGCGAGGGCATAGTCGCCGCCGAGGCGGGAAAGGGCTCCCGCCGCCATCGCTCGGGCCACCGCCTCGCTGACCGCGCCATGGGCAGCCAGCAGATCCTCGGCTACGCCGAGCTGCGCCGTCTTGAGCTGGTTCGAATAGGTCACCGCCCCACCGAGGAAGTAGGCGCTGCTGCCGGCGGTCGCCGTCAGCCGCTCGGCGATCAGGCCGCCGGTGCAGGATTCCGCCGTCACCACCGTCCGGCCCCGTTGCCGCAACAGCTCGCCGACGGTCCCCTCGAGGGTCTGGTCACCATCGTCCGTGAACACCGCCGGCCCGACCAGCTCGCGCAATCGCCGGGCGATGGTGGCGAGCCGGCGCTGGCGCTCCCCCTCGCGCCCGAGGGCGTGGAACTGGAGGCGCACCTCCCCCGGCTTGGCGAGCACCGAGAGGGTCTCCCGACCAAACTCCTCATAGGCCGGCGCGATGCGCTCCTCGACCGTCGATTCGGGCAGGCAGGCGACCTTCAAGGCGGCGGTCTCGAGAACCTGGTCGAGGCCCCGGGAGCGCAGCCAGGGCTCGAGGTGATCGCCGATCATGGCCTCGAGCTCGACGGGCACGCCGGGAAACAGGAAGACCGCTGTCCCGTCCGCCTCCAGGCGCTGGCCGGGAGCCGTGCCACGCCCATTGGCGAGCACCTCGGCGCCGGCGACGACGAATCCCTGTCGTTGATTGACGGCCGGCATCTCGAGACCGTACTCGCGGAAGCGACGGCGCAGGCCGGCGACGATGTCGTCGTCGAGAGCGAGCTCGCGGTCGAAGGCATCGGCGGTCGCTTCCCGCGTCAGATCGTCGGCCGTCGGTCCCAGGCCGCCGGTGATCAGCAGCAGCCCGTGGACCGCCGCCAGCCGCCGAATCTCGGCCCCCAGGGCGGCCCGATCGTCTCCCACCACGGCCTTGGTGGCGAGCTCGACACCAAAGGCCTCGAGCACCTGCGTCAGGCGAAGTGAGTTGGTATCGAGGCGATCCGTCCCGAGGAGCTCGGAACCGACCGCGAGAATCGCCGCCTTCATAAGCTCGGCATGATACCCGCCGCCAGCGGAAGCGCAAGACGATCACGACGTTGACAGCCGGCAGGGCGTCTTCGATACGATGCTGGCGTCTATGAATACTGCTCGCCAAGCCTCCCTCCTGCTCGTTTCCGGACTTTTCGCCTTCAGCCTCGGTGCGCTCGCCGATAGCGCATCCGCGGCACCCCAGGCGGACTCCTTCCAACGCACCGCCACGGTGCGCCTCGCCGGCGATGGGGAACGTCTCGACGCCGGCATTCGCGAGCGCTCGGGACGCCAGGAGCTCGTCCTGTGGCGGGTGACCGACGGCACACGACGGCGGGTTGCAGCGCCCCCGGGCCAGAAGGCCAAGCTGCGCAGCGAGCCCCTACCGATCGTCGAGGACGGCTCCCTCACCGCCCTCGCCTGGCTCGAAGGGGATCGACCGTCGGCCATGGCGGTGCGCTTCGCGGCCCGCCTCGGCGATGGCTGGGCTCCGGTCCAAGTGGTCGCTCCGCCGGGCCCCGGCACTCAGATCGGCCTCGCCGGCGCCGCCCTCGACGAGGGCAGCCTGCTGCTGCTGTGGGCGGCCTTCGATGGCCAGGACGACGAGATCCTGTGGAGTCGCTGGAGCGGTGGCACCTGGAGTGACGCCCGGCCGTTGGCGGGCGACAACGCGGTTCCCGACATCACGCCGGCGGTGCTCGCCGTCGACGGCGGCGCGCTGGCCGCCTGGAGCCGCTTCGATGGCCGCCAGTACCAGCTCGTCACCGCTCGCTTCGACGGCCGTCGCTGGAGCGAGCCGATGGCGGCGGCGCCACCGGGCTCCCTCTATCCGTCCTTCGCCGAAGGCCCTGCCGGGCGACACCTGATCTACCGCAGCGCCGCGCCCCGGGGTTGGGGCTCGCTGGCTCTCGACGGCAGTGGCCGAATCGTCGCCCGCACCGTGCTCCCCAGTGCCGAGCTGGCCCGCCCCAGCATCGAGGCGCCGGACCGCTGGCGCTTCCCGAGCGGTACGGCGGCGACGATCCGCTGGGAGGTGACGCCGTGATTCGCCTCCTGCTGATCGCCTCGCTCCTCGCCTTGGCTCTGGTCCCGGCCGCCCAAGGGCAGCGCTATATCGCCTTCGGCGACTCCATCACCCAGGGCGTCGGTGACGACCCGGATCGCGCCGAGCAGGGCTATCCGCCCCGCCTCGAGGATCTCCTCACCGCCGGCGGGGCCACCGCGACGGTCGAAAACCAGGGGCTCGCCGGAGAGACCACCGCCGAAGCCCTCAGCCGCATCGACGGCGTGCTCGACGGAGGCGGCGACATCCTCCTGTTGATGGAGGGCACCAACGACATCAACGATCGGGTGAGCAAGGAGACCATCCGCTTCAACCTCGATCAGATCTCCCGGCGCGCCGGCGGTCGCGGCATGGAAACGGTGCACGCCACCCTGGTGCCTCGCCTGTCGACGGCCAACTTCGACGGCAGCAACCGGGTCACCGGCGAGGTCGCCGGCGAGATTCGCAACCTCGCCTGGTCCAACGGCGAACGCCTGGTCGACCCCTTCGAGAGCTTCTTCAACGGCTCGACGCCGTTCGCCAGCTTCTATGTCGGTGGCTCCGACCGACTGCACCCCAACCCCGAGGGATACGATCGGCTCGCCCAGGTCTTCGCCGACCTGCTCGGCGGCAGCGACAACCTGCCGCCGGTCACCGGCCTGGTGTTCCCGAGCGATGACCAGCAAGGCCTTCCCGGCGACACCGAGGTCGAGGTGGAGCTGTTCGATTTCGGCGCCGGCATCGATCGCAACACCACCGACCTGTTGATCAACAATGAAGTGGTGACGGCGCAGGAAACCGGTGACGCGCAGCGGCTGGTGATGCGCTATCGGCCGACCGATCCCTTCGTCGGCGTGGTTTTCGTCGGCCTGCGCACCCAGGACCTGGCGAGCCCGAGCAACAGCCGCAACACCACCCTGGCGCAGTTCGTCGTCGCCGGCACCGACTTTTTCCGCGGCGACATCGATCGCGATGGTCGGGTCGACGGTGCCGACCTGATCAACTTCGCGCGCCGCTTCGGCGCCCGCCGCGGCGATAGTCGTTTCCGCGGCTTCGCCGATTTCAACGGCGACGACATCATCGACGGCCAGGATCTCGCCATCCTGGCGGCCAGCTTCGGCCAGACTTCCTTCTAGGGAAGTCCGCCTATTCGGCGGTGATGCGGGTGCGCAGGAGGGTGGGTGGCTCGAGCCCTTCCGGCGAGATCTCGAAGCATTCCCGGAAGGCCGCCATCAGGGCCGGATCTTCGCGCCGTAGATAGACCCGGGCAAGCTCTTCCCCGCTCTCGACGGAGTCGCCGAGGCGTTTGCGGTAGTGCACCGCGACCCCCTGGTCGATGGTGCTTCCACCGGCCCGACAGGCGTCCGACAGCAGCATTCCGAGCCGTCGGTTGTCGACCCCTGAAAGGTAGCCATCGGCAGGACCCTCGAGGGCATACTCGATCGGAGCGAGCTCACACTCCGGCGACGCCAGCCAGGCTGCTTCGGCCCCCTGCAGCTCGGCCCAACGGTCGAAGCGCTGGCGCGCCCGCCCCGAGGACACCGCCGCCTCGAGATCGGCGGAGCTGCGATCGCAGCCGGCGAGAGCCGCCACCTCGACGCCGAGGGCGTAGGTCACCGCCATCAGATCGGCCGCACCGCGGCCCTCGAGGGCCTCGAGGGTGGCGAGGACCTCGGCACCATGACCGATCCACTCGCCAAGGGGCTGACTCATATCGGTGATCAGGGCGCTCGAGCGGCGCCCCAGCCCTTCCACCGTCGAAACCAGCAGTTGGGCGAGCGACTCGGCGTCCTCCTGACGCGGCAGGAAGGCGCCGCTGCCGGTTTTGACGTCGAAGACCAGAGCGCTGGCGCCGGTGGCGAGCTTCTTCGACACGATGCTGGCGGTGATCAGGGGTAGCGAGTCGATGGTCGCCGTCTGATCGCGCAGGCGGTAGAGACAGCGGTCGGCGGGGGCGATCTCGGCGGTGGCGATGCCGATCGCCATGCCGACCTCGTCGAGCAACCGGCAGCAGCCGGCGCGATCGAAGTCGAGCCGCAAGCCCGGGATGCTCTCGAGCTTGTCGGCAGTGCCGCCGGTATGGCCAAGGGCCCGGCCCGTCAGCATCACCACCGGGACGTCGCAGGCGGCCAGGATCGGCGACAGAATCAGCGACACCGTATCGGCGACACCGCCGGTGGAATGTTTGTCGACCAGGGTCGGTATTTGCGCCGCCAGATCCCAGGTCTCTCCGGACTCGAGCATGGCGACGGTGAGAGCGCGGGTTTCGTCGCCATCCAGCCCATGGATCGCCGCCGCCATCAAGAAGGCGCCGAGCTGAGCCTCGCTCCAGGAGCCATCGGAGGCACCGGCGGCAACCGCCCGGATGTCGTCCGTGGACAGGCCTTGGCCGGCCCGCTTGCGTTCCAAGATGTCGAAAGGTTGGGTCACTTCAAAGCTCCGCGCGCCGGCCGACCAGCGTCGGCCGGACCTGCCAGCCGCGCCGGTGGGAGGACCGGACTCAGGCCCCGAGGCCGGCCGTCGGTCCGCTCTTCTGCCGCGCCACGGCGGCGAAGGCCGACTCCGGATACTCCTCGACCAGACGCTGGAAGGCGGACTTGGCGTCGTCGCCGCGGTCGAGCTCTTCGTAGGTGGTGCCGAGCTCGAACAGAATGACGTCTCCCGGCAGAGGGCGAGCCTCCGGATTGAGCTCCATCATCGCCTCGAGCTCACTGGCCACCTCCGCTTGCTTGCCTTCGGCGCGGTCGAGGGCGAGCAGGTTGCGGCGCACCTGACCGGCGAGCAACTGGCCCTCGTGATCGGTCAGGAAGCCCTCCCAGTGCTGACGGGCACCGGCGAGATCGCCGCGATCGGCGGAGATTCGCCCCAGGTAGACGGCGGCGACGCCGCCGGGGCCGGTCGCCCCATAGCGCTCCACCACCTCCTGGAAGCTCACTTCGGCGGCGTTGCGGCGGGCCTCTTCGTCGCTGAAGGAGGGCTCGTCGGCATCATCCCCGGTCTCGCCTTCGGCGACGATCGGGGCGTCATAGGTCTTCATCGCCTGCTCGAGGGCATCGCCCGCCTTGCGCACCTTGCTGGCGTTCCACTGCACCAACGCGACGATCAGCAGGACCAGCGCGATGACGCCGGCGAGAGCGCCGACCAACAGCTTGACGTGGCCTTCGGCGTACTCCACGGTACGGCCCAAGGCCTCGGCGAACTCGTCCTTCTTGATCTCCTTGCGCGTCAACTTCTGGGCCATGGCCGACTTCTCCCTCGAATGGAACCGGGCTCATCGCCCGAGCTTTTTACCCAACCTCGGCTCTCGAAACGCCCGCGGGCGCAGAAACACGGGACCGATACCGCCCTCGTTCTCCTGCGCACCGCTTTCCGGATACGGCGGGGGGCGCCTCGCGGAGCCGCCTGAATTCTTCAGGCGCCGGGGCGAGAAGCCCCGGGCCAGGACGCCGGATCGGCGCCCGCATGAGGGCCGAAAGCTACCACAAAACGGCCCCTTTTCCGCAGTCCCGGGCGACGGCCGCGAGAGCCCGGAACGTGACCTGACCTAAGGACAGAGGTCGAAGGTCGAGGTGTCCTGGATCGCTGTGAAGGCAGGACCCTCGTCCTGACGGTAGACCCGCGAGCGGCCGGTCGAGAGATCCTCGACGGTCAGCTCGACGCCGCGATTGGTCAAGCCGCTGGCGAAGACCCAGGAGCCGCCCACCGTCGAGCAACCGTCGATCGCCTTGACCACCACCTCGACGTTCTTGCCGTCGAAGAACCAGAAATAGCCGGTGTCGGCGGTCCAGTTGACGGCCTGGGCCGAGCGCAGCTCGGTGCCCTCCCTCCAGCCGAGGGTGACCCGGAAGCGGCCATCGAGCAAGCACAGGGTGGAGGCACTGGGGACGCAACCACCGGTCACCTCGAAGGCCCCGATGTCACAACCGTCGCCACTGCCGCGGCGCTCGCCGCGCTGGTCCATTTCGGCACAGGCCACCGCGGCCACGGCGTCGCGAGCCGGGCTCGACGGCAGCAGCGAATGGGTCGGCGTGCCGCCACCATTGAGGGCCAGGGGCCCGAGCTCGGGCTCGAGGATGGTCGCACCACCCACCAGGTCTCCCGCCACCCCGGCGACCACTCCCTGGCAACCACCGCCCTGGCCCACCAGATTGAAGCCGGCGCTCTCTACCTGGCCGTAGCAGTCGGTGCCTCCCGCCCAGGTGAGATTGCGCGCCAAGATCGATGCCTGGACCCGTGCCGAGGCCAGACCGTGCACGTAAACTCCACCGCCGACCTTCATGGCGCGGTTGGCGTGCAGCGTGCTGTGCCGTAGGTCGAGGTCGCCACCGGACGCGACGTAGAGGCCGCCGCCATACTCGTACTCGGCATTGTTCTCGGAGAAGGTCGAGCCGGCGACCTGCAGGCTGCCGGAGCCGGCCACCGCGCCGCCGGAGCTCCCCGCCTGGTTGCGAATCAGGCTGCTGTAGGTGATCTCGACCGCCCCCTGGCTGTAGATGGCACCGCCCAGGGCGTGGTCGGCGAGGGCCTGACTGTCGGCGATCACGCTGCGATCGAGCACCACCGTGCTGTCATTGTCGAGGGCGCGCACGGCGCCTCCGGAATGGCTCCCGGAATCACCGTTCTCCAAGCGCACAGCGACCAGCTCGAGACGCACCGCGCCGCGCAGGTCGAACAGTCGGTCGAGACCGCGGCCATCGATGCGGGTGCGGTCGGCGCCGGCACCGATGATGGTCAGGTCATCGGACAGATCGAGGTCACCGGTGGCGGCTTGATCTTCGCCGCGGCCACCCAGGGTCAGGAAGTAGGTGCCCTCACCGAGAACCACCACGTCCGCACCGGGGCGGCGATTCGCCGCCCGCACCGCATCGCGCAGGGTGCAGTCGGCACCGCAGCGACCGGAGATGCCGTCAGCAGTGTCGGTAGGGGTCCACACGGTGCCGTGGGCGACACCGGCGAGCAGAACGAACAGCGACAAGAAGAGAATGCAGCGCAATGCCATGAGGGAGGCTCCTCTGAAGCAGTTTCCGCGAGCGATGAAGAGGGTAGATTCGGCGCGGATCCTAACATCTCGCGCCGGCCGGCGGGCCCGGACGGCGCCGCTCGGACGAGCTCGAGCTCAGGCCTCGTAGGCGCGCAGGGCGTCGCGCAGCTCGTCCGGAATGCGCACCGGTACCATGCCTTCTCCCTCCCTCTGCATGCAGGCGACCTCTTGCTCGCCGCGGGCGATCAGCTCGAGGTCGTCGCCGTGCACTCGGAAGTAGTCGAACAGGAGACCGATGCGATTCTGCTGGATCTTGCCCAAGGTCATGCGCAGCAGGATTTCATCGAAAGCCTCGAGCTCGGCGAA
This DNA window, taken from Acidobacteriota bacterium, encodes the following:
- the guaA gene encoding glutamine-hydrolyzing GMP synthase; amino-acid sequence: MTTAPHQTVLVLDFGSQYTQLIARRIRELGVYCEVHPFDHPLDEIRRRDPIGIMLSGGPESVYAEGAPQAPVELFALGVPVLGICYGLQLMTRLLGGVVEASGEREYGRAEVEVDEPGMLLAGLEGRETVWMSHGDRVGTAPPGFRVIASTDNAPVVACEDLDRRLWGIQFHPEVSHTVSGRQVLHNFLYQGCGATGDWGMASYLDEAVENIRRQVGERKVLCALSGGVDSSVVAALLARAIGDRFLAVFVDHGLLRKGERRQVEESLRDGLGIPIRTVDARQRFYRALDGVADPERKRKIIGGEFIAVFQEEAAALEDMAFLAQGTLYPDVIESVSVRGPSAVIKTHHNVGGLPEKLGFELIEPLRFLFKDEVRQLGRELGIPEHLVGRHPFPGPGLAVRLLGPVTEEAADLLREADAIFIDELRAAGFYDKTSQAFAVLLPVKTVGVMGDYRTYEKVVALRAVETQDFMTADWSPLPYELLGRAASRIVNEVPGVNRVVYDVTSKPPGTIEWE
- the thpR gene encoding RNA 2',3'-cyclic phosphodiesterase, whose amino-acid sequence is MRSFVALPLPSVVRRGLIDRTRPWRGELPQARWIAASNLHVTLRFLGELGEDGRRRLEEALHRHLQPCTSFSLQLVDGGSFGGRVLWAGVEPVPPLMALKAAVDAAVREALDHGPEARPFRPHVTVARCRRPWPRGAREAFVGRAAGAWGKPFRALGAALFESLQEPGGVRYRSLSEVAFQP
- a CDS encoding thymidine phosphorylase — encoded protein: MTQPFDILERKRAGQGLSTDDIRAVAAGASDGSWSEAQLGAFLMAAAIHGLDGDETRALTVAMLESGETWDLAAQIPTLVDKHSTGGVADTVSLILSPILAACDVPVVMLTGRALGHTGGTADKLESIPGLRLDFDRAGCCRLLDEVGMAIGIATAEIAPADRCLYRLRDQTATIDSLPLITASIVSKKLATGASALVFDVKTGSGAFLPRQEDAESLAQLLVSTVEGLGRRSSALITDMSQPLGEWIGHGAEVLATLEALEGRGAADLMAVTYALGVEVAALAGCDRSSADLEAAVSSGRARQRFDRWAELQGAEAAWLASPECELAPIEYALEGPADGYLSGVDNRRLGMLLSDACRAGGSTIDQGVAVHYRKRLGDSVESGEELARVYLRREDPALMAAFRECFEISPEGLEPPTLLRTRITAE
- a CDS encoding acyl-CoA thioesterase — translated: MKSFELRHIIGFQETNLVGNVYFVNHLKWQGRCREMFLKTHAPGVVQQIADGLALATVRVSCDYFAELEAFDEILLRMTLGKIQQNRIGLLFDYFRVHGDDLELIARGEQEVACMQREGEGMVPVRIPDELRDALRAYEA
- a CDS encoding right-handed parallel beta-helix repeat-containing protein, which produces MALRCILFLSLFVLLAGVAHGTVWTPTDTADGISGRCGADCTLRDAVRAANRRPGADVVVLGEGTYFLTLGGRGEDQAATGDLDLSDDLTIIGAGADRTRIDGRGLDRLFDLRGAVRLELVAVRLENGDSGSHSGGAVRALDNDSTVVLDRSVIADSQALADHALGGAIYSQGAVEITYSSLIRNQAGSSGGAVAGSGSLQVAGSTFSENNAEYEYGGGLYVASGGDLDLRHSTLHANRAMKVGGGVYVHGLASARVQASILARNLTWAGGTDCYGQVESAGFNLVGQGGGCQGVVAGVAGDLVGGATILEPELGPLALNGGGTPTHSLLPSSPARDAVAAVACAEMDQRGERRGSGDGCDIGAFEVTGGCVPSASTLCLLDGRFRVTLGWREGTELRSAQAVNWTADTGYFWFFDGKNVEVVVKAIDGCSTVGGSWVFASGLTNRGVELTVEDLSTGRSRVYRQDEGPAFTAIQDTSTFDLCP
- a CDS encoding CinA family nicotinamide mononucleotide deamidase-related protein, translating into MKAAILAVGSELLGTDRLDTNSLRLTQVLEAFGVELATKAVVGDDRAALGAEIRRLAAVHGLLLITGGLGPTADDLTREATADAFDRELALDDDIVAGLRRRFREYGLEMPAVNQRQGFVVAGAEVLANGRGTAPGQRLEADGTAVFLFPGVPVELEAMIGDHLEPWLRSRGLDQVLETAALKVACLPESTVEERIAPAYEEFGRETLSVLAKPGEVRLQFHALGREGERQRRLATIARRLRELVGPAVFTDDGDQTLEGTVGELLRQRGRTVVTAESCTGGLIAERLTATAGSSAYFLGGAVTYSNQLKTAQLGVAEDLLAAHGAVSEAVARAMAAGALSRLGGDYALAVTGVAGPGGGSEEKPVGTVHLACAGPEGVDHRRVRLAGDRGRVRWLTSQIALEMLRRRLLP
- a CDS encoding tetratricopeptide repeat protein, producing MAQKLTRKEIKKDEFAEALGRTVEYAEGHVKLLVGALAGVIALVLLIVALVQWNASKVRKAGDALEQAMKTYDAPIVAEGETGDDADEPSFSDEEARRNAAEVSFQEVVERYGATGPGGVAAVYLGRISADRGDLAGARQHWEGFLTDHEGQLLAGQVRRNLLALDRAEGKQAEVASELEAMMELNPEARPLPGDVILFELGTTYEELDRGDDAKSAFQRLVEEYPESAFAAVARQKSGPTAGLGA
- a CDS encoding GDSL-type esterase/lipase family protein, with product MIRLLLIASLLALALVPAAQGQRYIAFGDSITQGVGDDPDRAEQGYPPRLEDLLTAGGATATVENQGLAGETTAEALSRIDGVLDGGGDILLLMEGTNDINDRVSKETIRFNLDQISRRAGGRGMETVHATLVPRLSTANFDGSNRVTGEVAGEIRNLAWSNGERLVDPFESFFNGSTPFASFYVGGSDRLHPNPEGYDRLAQVFADLLGGSDNLPPVTGLVFPSDDQQGLPGDTEVEVELFDFGAGIDRNTTDLLINNEVVTAQETGDAQRLVMRYRPTDPFVGVVFVGLRTQDLASPSNSRNTTLAQFVVAGTDFFRGDIDRDGRVDGADLINFARRFGARRGDSRFRGFADFNGDDIIDGQDLAILAASFGQTSF
- a CDS encoding NAD(P)H-dependent glycerol-3-phosphate dehydrogenase — translated: MKSIAILGAGSFGTALAVHAATVADDVRLWARRPPLADALATARENATYLPGVELSPTIRVTADLDDLVDCDIALMAVPSHGYREALRALLDRRRDPEPLAVVSATKGIEVESLARMSRVAREESEASGAAVRSAVLTGPSFAAELGRGLPTVLVVAAHDESLATLLRERLASPALRLYSSSDVVGAELAGATKNVIAIAAGVVAGLDLGQNTLAALITRGLHEITRLVVASGGDERTVAGLAGLGDLVLTCTGGLSRNRKTGIELAAGKTLDEITGGTQMVAEGIRTSLAISRLAADLGVAMPITEQVVALLYEGKDPRRALEQLMTRELKPETIL
- the plsY gene encoding glycerol-3-phosphate 1-O-acyltransferase PlsY; the encoded protein is MTGALLLVLGAYLLGSVSFSFLIVRAVRRRDVRTIGSGNAGATNVLRAAGLAPALTTLLLDVAKGMLPVWLAERLGLAPVVVAAAAIAVVVGHIFPLYFRFRGGKGVATAIGALGVMAPLVALAVMVVFLLTVLVTRYVSLGSMLGAASYPALLYGLQRLGWVGDEAALWIASPVVALLVLVMHFSNFRRLRSGDERPLSHLWQKRGT